The genomic segment CGCTCTAACCTACCCCAGCACCGCATTCAGATGTGGAACAGCGACCTGGCCCGGCGAAGGCTGCGCCAGATCACCCTCGAAGCCTACCTAGAGCAGCGCAGCAGCGAAGCCGAGTTTTGGCTTGCCTACCAGCCTATCTGCAACATGACCACCGGTGCCATTGTCGGAGCTGAAGCCCTCATCCGGTGGGATTCGGCTCGTCTGGGAAAGGTCTCCCCCGCAGAGTTTATTCCGGTGGCTGAAGCCACTGGGCTGGTGCACCGCATTAGCGACTGGGTGCTCTGCCACGCGCTAGAGCAGCTGGCCCAGTGGCAGGAGATCGCCCCCCAATTTACGCTCTCCGTTAACATCAGCCCCCTAGAGCTGGAGGACGACGACTTTTTAGACCGCATCATGCAGCGGGTATCAGGAGCAGGCATTGCCAGCAACCACTTTGGCATCGAAATCACCGAGCGCGGCATCTACAACAACCTCGATCGCTACCTGCAAAGCCTACAAGGGTTGCGGGATATGTCGCTGCGGCTCAAGGTCGATGATTTTGGTATGGGGCAGTCGGGCCTGGCTCAGCTGTTGCAGTTTCGCTTTGATGAAGTCAAAGTCGATCGCTATTTCATTCCGACCAATGCTCAAAATTTGGAGAAAGTGGCGATCTGTCGGGCGATCGCAAATCTCTCGGAGGGCATCAACTTTAGCTTGGTGGCTGAGGGCATTGAGCAGGCCAGCCAGCGCGACCTCATGCTGTCACTGAACTACGCCTACGGCCAGGGCTATCTATTCTCCCGACCCATGACCGCCCTAAACTTGACAACCCTGCTGCGGGAAGGAACCTGTTTAGCCGCACTGTGAAGGGGCAGGCGAGAAAAACGGTAGCTGACAATACAAAATATTGCTATTTGGCGGAGCCGATTCGCCCTGGCGGCACCTTAGTAACAGCAGCACAATTCGCTGCTCACCAATCCCTTCATCCCTGGTGTTTGTCTATGGCCTCTATTTTGTCTGATGCTAACCGCCGTCTAGAGCGGGCGCTCAAGTACGTTTCGATCTCTGAGGATGCCTCCGAACGGCTGCGCTATCCCAAGGCCAGCCTTACCGTGTCGATTCCGGTGCGAATGGACAACGGCACCCTAAAGGTCTTTCAGGGCTACCGAGTCCGCTACGACGACACGCGCGGTCCCACCAAGGGCGGCATTCGCTTTCACCCCGATGTCAATCTTGACGAGGTACAGTCGCTGGCGTTTTGGATGACCTTTAAGTGCGCGGCGCTAAACTTGCCCCTGGGCGGAGCCAAAGGCGGCGTCACAGTGAACCCCAAAGAGCTGTCAAAGTTTGAGCTAGAGCGCTTGAGCCGGGGATATATTGATGCGATCGCCAACTTTATCGGTCCCGATGTCGACGTGCCCGCCCCCGACGTCTACACCAACCCCATGATCATGGGCTGGATGATGGATCAGTACAGCATCATCTGTCGCAAACTGAGCCCGGCGGTGATTACCGGCAAACCTCTCAGCATGGGCGGCAGCCAGGGGCGCGATACGGCTACTGGCACCGGAGCCTTCTACGTGCTGCAGGCGATGATGGCCAAGTTTGGCCAGGTGCCGCAAAACACCACCGTTGCCGTGCAGGGGTTCGGCAATGCCGGCAGCGTCATCGCCCGGCTGCTGTTCGATGCTGGCTATCGAGTGGTGGCGGTTAGCGACTCCCAGGGCGGCGTCTATTCCCCGTCAGGGTTGGATATCCCTAGCATTCAGCAGTTCAAGACCTCAACCCGTAGCCTCAAGGCGGTGTACTGCGAAGGCACCGTGTGCAACATCGTGAACGATCACTCTGTGCTCACCAACGACGAACTGCTGGCCCTGGATGTCGACATTTTGATTCCGGCGGCGCTGGAAAATCAAATCACCGCCGAGAATGCTGACACCATTCAGGCTCGCTACATCTTTGAGGTGGCCAACGGCCCCGTGACTTCCGAGGCCGATCGCATCCTAGAGGCCAAAGACATCTACGTCTTCCCCGATATTTTGGTCAACGCGGGCGGGGTCACCGTCAGCTACTTTGAATGGGTGCAAAACCGCAGCGGTCTCTACTGGTCGGTTGAGGATGTCAACGCTCGCCTCAAAACCATGATGGTGACCGAAGGCGAACGCATCTGGCAAATTGCCCAGGAACTGGCGATTTCTCCACGCACTGCTGCCTACGTGCACGCCCTCGATCGCCTGGGCGATGCCCTCAACGCCAAGGGCACCCGTGACTACTACGTCAGCGGTATCTAGACCCAGCGCATGCAGGATAGGCCTACGCTGACTGGGGCAACATCGCCGCCATTGCTTTCTCTACCCCCTTGGGGTCACTGAGCAGTTGGGCGGCGATCGCCTGGGCCTGTTCACCGGGGTAGACATCTTCAATGCCATCAATTACGGCTTGCAGCGCGGCTTGGGCCACTGTCTCTGGGGCTACCTTAGGCGGCGGAAAATCTTGGCTGCCCTTGGTGTCTACCGTGGCGGGCATGACGCCAACTACCAGAGTGTTTTGCGCCGCTAGCTCAGCCCGCACCCCCTGGGTCAAGATATAGCCCGCTCCTTTAGACGCGCTGTAGGAGGCATTCATCGGAAAATTCACTCGGCCTAAAATGCTCAGCATGTTGACGATCGCACCGCCACCATTGGCCTTGAGTACAGGCGCAAACGCTCGACACATCGCCAACGTACCAAAGTAATTCACCTCCATTTCGGCTCGCGCGGCGGAGAGATCGGGGGCAGAGATAAAGCCTTTGAGTAAGCCTATGCCGGCATTATTAATCAGCAAATTGACGTCGCTGCACTGGGCGGCGACAGCCTCTACGGTGGTTTGATCGGTAATATCTAACGCCACAGGAATAATGCGGTCTGGGTCGATAGCCACCAAATTATCTAAGCTGCTAAGCTGACGCGCCCCGGCATAGATTCGGGCTGCACCCAGCGATCGCAGGCTGTCGATATAGTATTGCCCTATACCACCGTTCGCTCCAGTTACCAGTGCTACAGCGTTCTCTACCTGCATGTCAGCGGCCTTTTTTCTAACCCATTTTCACAACGGTATACTGGGTGCCAAGGTTTGCAAAGTACTTACTTTCTCGTAAGTATCTAATCACCGCTGCGATCGGCCAAAATTTAACTATGTCAGAGCCAACTACTAAAGGAACAGAGTTTGTTAAAGCGACTCTGAATGTGCTGGGCGGCAAGTGGAAAATTTTGATTCTTTGGCATCTGCGCGATGAAACAAAGCGGTTTAGTGAGCTAAAGCGCCTCATGCCCGAAGTGAGTGAAAAAGTTTTGACTCAGCAGCTGCGAGAGTTGGAGGGTGACGGCGTTGTGCTGCGGGTTTCACACCTGAGCAAATCGCCCAAGGTTGAGTATTCTTTCACCGACTACGGTCGAAGCTTAGTGCCGGTGTTGCAGTCGCTGTGCCAGTGGGGAGAGGTGCATTTGGCTCTTTACCATCCATCCTGATCGCGACAGGTAGCGTTCTTGGGGATTGAAAGACCACCTGTCGTGATGTCTCGGCCTTCTTGACCAAAGTATTCTTGGCCTAAGCCGCAACAGCTACTTTTTGCGAGGTCCAACGCTCAGCGGCGACGGCGATGCGCTGGCCAAACAACTCCGAGGTGAGGCGATCGCCCGATTCGAGGGTGGCAGGGCTACCATCCATCGTCATGGGACTCTGGCCCATAATCCCCAAAAATGACCCCAAGCGGTTGATGCCGTCGGTTTTGCCCTGATACTGACTGGGCATGTCGGCTGCTCCCACCCACACCATGCCGTGTTGGGCCGCGTTGATGGATAGATACAGCAGCGTGCCCTGCTTGTCGCCGCTGGGAGAACTGGAGTGGGTAAACCCGGCGGCGATTTTGTCCTTCCACTGCTGCACAAACCAAGCCGAGCTAGCCCCGTCGATAAACGCTTTGAACTGGGCCGCTACGCCGCTCATGTAGGTGGGGGAGCCAAACATAATGGCGTCAGCAGCGCTCAGGCGAGCCATAAACCCGTCATCTTGCCAGCGACCAGCCGTGATTTGCTCGCCAGTAATGCGCAGTAGGTCGGCGGTGTGGCCCGCTGTGTGCACTCCAGTGGCGATCGCTTC from the Nodosilinea sp. FACHB-141 genome contains:
- a CDS encoding bifunctional diguanylate cyclase/phosphodiesterase, whose amino-acid sequence is RAITKGLLKPGDRLCEKMPTHRQQVYPYQVALIDLYLAALESGEPKRLEYQYKGEISGWYMTLVTPLSTDLLYMTFTEVSGVIHDPLTGLYNRRVLEMELEAWEVCLFIDLDRFKLINDQRGHYLGDELLKAVATVLQDHAQTYNGIAVRNGGDEFLLLLPDSNPTPPEPCPMPVAIATSVLEAILAIEIEGASVGASIGVASGTIDAFEEDTSINRLLQAAETALREAKRNRRSNLPQHRIQMWNSDLARRRLRQITLEAYLEQRSSEAEFWLAYQPICNMTTGAIVGAEALIRWDSARLGKVSPAEFIPVAEATGLVHRISDWVLCHALEQLAQWQEIAPQFTLSVNISPLELEDDDFLDRIMQRVSGAGIASNHFGIEITERGIYNNLDRYLQSLQGLRDMSLRLKVDDFGMGQSGLAQLLQFRFDEVKVDRYFIPTNAQNLEKVAICRAIANLSEGINFSLVAEGIEQASQRDLMLSLNYAYGQGYLFSRPMTALNLTTLLREGTCLAAL
- a CDS encoding Glu/Leu/Phe/Val dehydrogenase; translated protein: MASILSDANRRLERALKYVSISEDASERLRYPKASLTVSIPVRMDNGTLKVFQGYRVRYDDTRGPTKGGIRFHPDVNLDEVQSLAFWMTFKCAALNLPLGGAKGGVTVNPKELSKFELERLSRGYIDAIANFIGPDVDVPAPDVYTNPMIMGWMMDQYSIICRKLSPAVITGKPLSMGGSQGRDTATGTGAFYVLQAMMAKFGQVPQNTTVAVQGFGNAGSVIARLLFDAGYRVVAVSDSQGGVYSPSGLDIPSIQQFKTSTRSLKAVYCEGTVCNIVNDHSVLTNDELLALDVDILIPAALENQITAENADTIQARYIFEVANGPVTSEADRILEAKDIYVFPDILVNAGGVTVSYFEWVQNRSGLYWSVEDVNARLKTMMVTEGERIWQIAQELAISPRTAAYVHALDRLGDALNAKGTRDYYVSGI
- a CDS encoding flavodoxin family protein, with amino-acid sequence MSTIAIVYFSGGGHTHLMAEAIATGVHTAGHTADLLRITGEQITAGRWQDDGFMARLSAADAIMFGSPTYMSGVAAQFKAFIDGASSAWFVQQWKDKIAAGFTHSSSPSGDKQGTLLYLSINAAQHGMVWVGAADMPSQYQGKTDGINRLGSFLGIMGQSPMTMDGSPATLESGDRLTSELFGQRIAVAAERWTSQKVAVAA
- a CDS encoding helix-turn-helix domain-containing protein, whose protein sequence is MSEPTTKGTEFVKATLNVLGGKWKILILWHLRDETKRFSELKRLMPEVSEKVLTQQLRELEGDGVVLRVSHLSKSPKVEYSFTDYGRSLVPVLQSLCQWGEVHLALYHPS
- a CDS encoding SDR family oxidoreductase, coding for MQVENAVALVTGANGGIGQYYIDSLRSLGAARIYAGARQLSSLDNLVAIDPDRIIPVALDITDQTTVEAVAAQCSDVNLLINNAGIGLLKGFISAPDLSAARAEMEVNYFGTLAMCRAFAPVLKANGGGAIVNMLSILGRVNFPMNASYSASKGAGYILTQGVRAELAAQNTLVVGVMPATVDTKGSQDFPPPKVAPETVAQAALQAVIDGIEDVYPGEQAQAIAAQLLSDPKGVEKAMAAMLPQSA